The following are encoded together in the Bubalus kerabau isolate K-KA32 ecotype Philippines breed swamp buffalo chromosome 3, PCC_UOA_SB_1v2, whole genome shotgun sequence genome:
- the LOC129646867 gene encoding uncharacterized protein LOC129646867, which translates to MRKRGGTEARSHGGPRPLPGIQNTFYFHHGCPLFNYSGDFEEHSGIHFIILKVFIEETSNLSHMAQEETGYSLGDRKPLGGENIALKEAEISSPRSHLDLEANGFLCAARHSCEPSQEGAGGPIPVSPAGSVISAKLLHPSALSRANQMLWEPPWLLHRREAALELEAVLGLSAAGPFFPTVCLRFLQECHSYQHTSKDQTRVTSHPACPGVSWLHH; encoded by the exons ATGAGGAAGAGAGGTGGGACTGAAGCGAGGAGTCATGGAGGACCACGACCACTGCCAG GTATTCAGAACACATTTTACTTCCATCATGGCTGCCCCTTGTTTAATTATAGTGGTGACTTTGAAGAACATTCTGGAATACATTTTATTATCCTAAAAGTCTTCATTGAGGAAACCTCCAACCTATCACATATGGCCCAAGAGGAGACTGGTTACTCCCTCGGTGATAG AAAACCTCTTGGAGGAGAGAACATTGCTTTAAAGGAGGCTGAAATCTCCTCCCCTCGCTCCCACCTGGATCTGGAAGCCAACGGATTCCTATGCGCTGCACGGCACAGCTGCGAGCCCTCCCAGGAGGGTGCGGGAGGCCCGATCCCAGTGTCACCCGCTGGCTCTGTGATCTCTGCTAAGCTTCTTCATCCTTCTGCTCTGTCACGTGCAAACCAAATGCTCTGGGAGCCACCCTGGCTTCTCCATCGCAGAGAGGCAGCATTAGAGCTGGAAGCTGTTCTTGGACTGAGCGCTGCAGGTCCCTTCTTCCCGACAGTGTGTCTCAGATTTCTACAGGAATGCCATAGTTACCAGCACACGAGTAAGGACCAGACCAGGGTAACCAGCCATCCAGCGTGTCCAGGCGTTTCCTGGTTGCACCACTGA
- the PTMA gene encoding prothymosin alpha isoform X5: protein MSDAAVDTSSEITTKNEENGEQEADNEVDEEEEEGGEEEEEEEEGDVWVQRLPSLTGSRDGSAALNPGYSVTGDCPRSCSFPVIVSTTPPVAGCH from the exons ATGTCAGACGCGGCCGTGGACACCAGCTCCGAGATCACCACCAAG AATGAGGAAAATGGGGAGCAGGAGGCAGACAACGAGGTAGacgaagaagaggaggaaggtggggaggaagaggaggaggaggaggaaggtgaCG TGTGGGTGCAGCGACTGCCCAGTTTGACAGGCAGCAGAGATGGCTCAGCGGCACTCAACCCTGGTTACTCGGTTACTGGAGATTGCCCAAGGAGCTGCAGTTTTCCTGTCATCGTGTCCACCACCCCCCCTGTTGCTGGCTGCCACTGA
- the PTMA gene encoding prothymosin alpha isoform X1, producing MSDAAVDTSSEITTKDLKEKKEVVEEAENGREAPANGNAENEENGEQEADNEVDEEEEEGGEEEEEEEEGDVWVQRLPSLTGSRDGSAALNPGYSVTGDCPRSCSFPVIVSTTPPVAGCH from the exons ATGTCAGACGCGGCCGTGGACACCAGCTCCGAGATCACCACCAAG GACTTAAAGGAGAAGAAGGAAGTTGTGGAGGAGGCGGAGAATGGGAGAGAGGCACCTGCAAATGGGAATGCT GAGAATGAGGAAAATGGGGAGCAGGAGGCAGACAACGAGGTAGacgaagaagaggaggaaggtggggaggaagaggaggaggaggaggaaggtgaCG TGTGGGTGCAGCGACTGCCCAGTTTGACAGGCAGCAGAGATGGCTCAGCGGCACTCAACCCTGGTTACTCGGTTACTGGAGATTGCCCAAGGAGCTGCAGTTTTCCTGTCATCGTGTCCACCACCCCCCCTGTTGCTGGCTGCCACTGA
- the PTMA gene encoding prothymosin alpha isoform X2 encodes MSDAAVDTSSEITTKDLKEKKEVVEEAENGREAPANGNANEENGEQEADNEVDEEEEEGGEEEEEEEEGDVWVQRLPSLTGSRDGSAALNPGYSVTGDCPRSCSFPVIVSTTPPVAGCH; translated from the exons ATGTCAGACGCGGCCGTGGACACCAGCTCCGAGATCACCACCAAG GACTTAAAGGAGAAGAAGGAAGTTGTGGAGGAGGCGGAGAATGGGAGAGAGGCACCTGCAAATGGGAATGCT AATGAGGAAAATGGGGAGCAGGAGGCAGACAACGAGGTAGacgaagaagaggaggaaggtggggaggaagaggaggaggaggaggaaggtgaCG TGTGGGTGCAGCGACTGCCCAGTTTGACAGGCAGCAGAGATGGCTCAGCGGCACTCAACCCTGGTTACTCGGTTACTGGAGATTGCCCAAGGAGCTGCAGTTTTCCTGTCATCGTGTCCACCACCCCCCCTGTTGCTGGCTGCCACTGA
- the PTMA gene encoding prothymosin alpha isoform X3 produces MSDAAVDTSSEITTKDLKEKKEVVEEAENGREAPANGNAENEENGEQEADNEVDEEEEEGGEEEEEEEEGDGEEEDGDEDEEAEAATGKRAAEDDEDDDVDTKKQKTDEDD; encoded by the exons ATGTCAGACGCGGCCGTGGACACCAGCTCCGAGATCACCACCAAG GACTTAAAGGAGAAGAAGGAAGTTGTGGAGGAGGCGGAGAATGGGAGAGAGGCACCTGCAAATGGGAATGCT GAGAATGAGGAAAATGGGGAGCAGGAGGCAGACAACGAGGTAGacgaagaagaggaggaaggtggggaggaagaggaggaggaggaggaaggtgaCG GTGAGGAAGAGGACGGAGATGAAGATGAGGAGGCTGAGGCAGCTACAGGCAAACGGGCAGCTGAAGATGATGAG GATGACGATGTGGATACCAAGAAGCAGAAGACTGATGAGGATGACTAG
- the PTMA gene encoding prothymosin alpha isoform X4: protein MSDAAVDTSSEITTKDLKEKKEVVEEAENGREAPANGNANEENGEQEADNEVDEEEEEGGEEEEEEEEGDGEEEDGDEDEEAEAATGKRAAEDDEDDDVDTKKQKTDEDD from the exons ATGTCAGACGCGGCCGTGGACACCAGCTCCGAGATCACCACCAAG GACTTAAAGGAGAAGAAGGAAGTTGTGGAGGAGGCGGAGAATGGGAGAGAGGCACCTGCAAATGGGAATGCT AATGAGGAAAATGGGGAGCAGGAGGCAGACAACGAGGTAGacgaagaagaggaggaaggtggggaggaagaggaggaggaggaggaaggtgaCG GTGAGGAAGAGGACGGAGATGAAGATGAGGAGGCTGAGGCAGCTACAGGCAAACGGGCAGCTGAAGATGATGAG GATGACGATGTGGATACCAAGAAGCAGAAGACTGATGAGGATGACTAG